One window of Nymphaea colorata isolate Beijing-Zhang1983 chromosome 1, ASM883128v2, whole genome shotgun sequence genomic DNA carries:
- the LOC116245641 gene encoding uncharacterized protein LOC116245641 isoform X4, producing the protein MKEAEAKQQSGIWSTKRTATINKWLLRRHGNVEPGAGKMVSYLNREKKLDSIVGRRPVAPPAPKGIYIYGNVGTGKTMLMDMFYNATKGIVEHRRRFHFHEAMLEIHQHMHKVWKKQEEERSVWSGFSNWIRNLPFDAGVKEWLAAEERYQKELQLQNILPAVADKFLVDKEAGQRGATILCFDEIQTVDVFAIVALSGIMNRLLSTGTILVATSNRAPGDLNQDGMQKEIFLTLLSKLEEHCQTILVGSETDYRRILAKDTDAQVHYFWPLESHSLKEFEKMWKDVIDRVGGGNTTCTIPVMFGRSLAVPESCHGVARFTFDYLCGQPVGAPDYIAIAKNYHTIFISDIPSMSMRIRDKARRFITLIDELYNHRCCLICSAAASIDDLFQGTDEGTLFDLESFQFETETEGGKLRRDVLAEGGTGGSLAPTGIASLLSGEEEMFAFRRAISRLVEMQTPIYIQGVRHHPYFLLNPQVPFPY; encoded by the exons ATGAAAGAAGCCGAAGCTAAACAACAAAGTGGTATATGGAGTACCAAGCGAACTGCAACCATCAACAAGTGGCTTTTGCG GAGACATGGGAATGTGGAGCCAGGAGCTGGGAAGATGGTCTCCTATCTTAACAGAGAAAAAAAGTTAGACTCTATAGTTGGCCGTCGTCCAGTTGCACCTCCAGCTCCCAagggtatatacatatatggaAATGTTGGAACTG GAAAGACAATGCTGATGGACATGTTTTATAATGCCACCAAAGGCATTGTTGAACATCGAAGAAGGTTTCACTTCCATGAG GCAATGCTTGAAATTCATCAACATATGCACAAAGTTTGGAAAAAGCAAGAAGAGGAGAGGTCAGTGTGGTCAGGTTTCTCCAATTGGATAAGAAATTTGCCCTTTGATGCTGGGGTAAAGGAATGGTTGGCTGCTGAAGAAAGATATCAGAAAGAATTGCAATTACAAAATATTCTTCCAGCTGTAGCAGACAAATTTCTTGTTGACAAAGAAGCAGGTCAGCGGGGTGCAACTATTCTTTGTTTTGATGAAATACAG ACAGTTGATGTGTTCGCAATTGTCGCCTTATCTGGAATTATGAACAGATTGCTTAGTACTGGAACTATTCTTGTTGCCACAAGCAATAGAGCACCAGGGGATCTAAACCAG GACGGCATGCAGAAGGAGATTTTCTTAACACTTCTCTCCAAGTTGGAGGAACATTGCCAAACCATCTTGGTTGGCAGTGAGACTGATTATCGTCGCATTCTCGCAAAGGACACGGATGCTCAG GTTCACTACTTTTGGCCATTAGAAAGTCATTCGCtgaaagaatttgaaaaaatgtgGAAAGATGTCATTGACAGAGTAGGAGGAGGAAATACTACTTGTACAATTCCAGTCATGTTTGGAAG ATCATTGGCTGTCCCTGAAAGCTGTCATGGTGTAGCAAGGTTCACCTTCGACTATCTTTGTGGCCAGCCG GTGGGGGCACCAGATTACATAGCAATAGCAAAGAACTATCACACCATTTTTATATCTGACATTCCCTCAATGAGTATGCGCATTAGAGACAAG GCTAGAAGATTTATCACGCTCATTGATGAGTTGTACAACCACCGTTGCTGCCTAATTTGTAGTGCTGCTGCTTCAATTGATGATCTGTTTCagggaactgatgaaggaacaCTGTTTGACTTAGAAAG CTTCCAGTTTGAGACTGAAACAGAAGGAGGGAAACTTCGCCGGGATGTACTGGCAGAAGGAGGTACAGGTGGAAGCTTGGCTCCTACTGGGATTGCTTCACTTCTATCTGGAGAAGAAGAGATGTTTGCATTCCGACGAGCA ATATCACGGTTGGTAGAGATGCAGACGCCTATATATATCCAAGGAGTTAGGCATCATCCTTACTTCCTGCTCAATCCTCAAGTGCCTTTTCCttattaa
- the LOC116245841 gene encoding EG45-like domain containing protein 2 — translation MTMEKTMKLCLRTMLLLVLLQTSAVSGDVGTASAYYSPYIPTRCWGNDQSRFPANSMFVSVSEVMWDNGAACGRRYRVRCLAGDSRPCKAGYVDVVVVDACRRYPCSSTLLLSADAFGAISRIPSQRISVEYIQI, via the exons ATGACGATGGAGAAGACGATGAAGCTTTGCCTGCGCACGATGCTGCTCCTAGTGCTGCTGCAGACGTCTGCAGTATCAGGGGACGTTGGCACCGCCTCGGCCTACTACTCTCCCTACATAC CGACGAGGTGTTGGGGGAACGACCAGTCCAGGTTTCCGGCGAACAGCATGTTTGTGAGCGTGAGTGAGGTGATGTGGGACAATGGTGCTGCGTGCGGGAGGAGGTACAGGGTCAGGTGCCTCGCGGGAGACTCCAGACCCTGCAAGGCCGGTTACGTCGACGTCGTCGTCGTCGACGCCTGCCGCCGCTATCCCTGCTCTTCCACCCTTCTGCTCTCCGCCGATGCCTTTGGTGCCATCTCCCGCATCCCCAGTCAAAGAATCAGCGTCGAATATATCCA GATTTGA
- the LOC116245641 gene encoding uncharacterized protein LOC116245641 isoform X2, producing MRAYHVVLAEWERQRDEERRTLLMKEAEAKQQSGIWSTKRTATINKWLLRRHGNVEPGAGKMVSYLNREKKLDSIVGRRPVAPPAPKGIYIYGNVGTGKTMLMDMFYNATKGIVEHRRRFHFHEAMLEIHQHMHKVWKKQEEERSVWSGFSNWIRNLPFDAGVKEWLAAEERYQKELQLQNILPAVADKFLVDKEAGQRGATILCFDEIQTVDVFAIVALSGIMNRLLSTGTILVATSNRAPGDLNQDGMQKEIFLTLLSKLEEHCQTILVGSETDYRRILAKDTDAQVHYFWPLESHSLKEFEKMWKDVIDRVGGGNTTCTIPVMFGRSLAVPESCHGVARFTFDYLCGQPVGAPDYIAIAKNYHTIFISDIPSMSMRIRDKARRFITLIDELYNHRCCLICSAAASIDDLFQGTDEGTLFDLESFQFETETEGGKLRRDVLAEGGTGGSLAPTGIASLLSGEEEMFAFRRAISRLVEMQTPIYIQGVRHHPYFLLNPQVPFPY from the exons ATGAGAGCATATCAT GTAGTGTTGGCAGAATGGGAGAGGCAGAGAGATGAGGAGCGGCGGACATTGTTAATGAAAGAAGCCGAAGCTAAACAACAAAGTGGTATATGGAGTACCAAGCGAACTGCAACCATCAACAAGTGGCTTTTGCG GAGACATGGGAATGTGGAGCCAGGAGCTGGGAAGATGGTCTCCTATCTTAACAGAGAAAAAAAGTTAGACTCTATAGTTGGCCGTCGTCCAGTTGCACCTCCAGCTCCCAagggtatatacatatatggaAATGTTGGAACTG GAAAGACAATGCTGATGGACATGTTTTATAATGCCACCAAAGGCATTGTTGAACATCGAAGAAGGTTTCACTTCCATGAG GCAATGCTTGAAATTCATCAACATATGCACAAAGTTTGGAAAAAGCAAGAAGAGGAGAGGTCAGTGTGGTCAGGTTTCTCCAATTGGATAAGAAATTTGCCCTTTGATGCTGGGGTAAAGGAATGGTTGGCTGCTGAAGAAAGATATCAGAAAGAATTGCAATTACAAAATATTCTTCCAGCTGTAGCAGACAAATTTCTTGTTGACAAAGAAGCAGGTCAGCGGGGTGCAACTATTCTTTGTTTTGATGAAATACAG ACAGTTGATGTGTTCGCAATTGTCGCCTTATCTGGAATTATGAACAGATTGCTTAGTACTGGAACTATTCTTGTTGCCACAAGCAATAGAGCACCAGGGGATCTAAACCAG GACGGCATGCAGAAGGAGATTTTCTTAACACTTCTCTCCAAGTTGGAGGAACATTGCCAAACCATCTTGGTTGGCAGTGAGACTGATTATCGTCGCATTCTCGCAAAGGACACGGATGCTCAG GTTCACTACTTTTGGCCATTAGAAAGTCATTCGCtgaaagaatttgaaaaaatgtgGAAAGATGTCATTGACAGAGTAGGAGGAGGAAATACTACTTGTACAATTCCAGTCATGTTTGGAAG ATCATTGGCTGTCCCTGAAAGCTGTCATGGTGTAGCAAGGTTCACCTTCGACTATCTTTGTGGCCAGCCG GTGGGGGCACCAGATTACATAGCAATAGCAAAGAACTATCACACCATTTTTATATCTGACATTCCCTCAATGAGTATGCGCATTAGAGACAAG GCTAGAAGATTTATCACGCTCATTGATGAGTTGTACAACCACCGTTGCTGCCTAATTTGTAGTGCTGCTGCTTCAATTGATGATCTGTTTCagggaactgatgaaggaacaCTGTTTGACTTAGAAAG CTTCCAGTTTGAGACTGAAACAGAAGGAGGGAAACTTCGCCGGGATGTACTGGCAGAAGGAGGTACAGGTGGAAGCTTGGCTCCTACTGGGATTGCTTCACTTCTATCTGGAGAAGAAGAGATGTTTGCATTCCGACGAGCA ATATCACGGTTGGTAGAGATGCAGACGCCTATATATATCCAAGGAGTTAGGCATCATCCTTACTTCCTGCTCAATCCTCAAGTGCCTTTTCCttattaa
- the LOC116245641 gene encoding uncharacterized protein LOC116245641 isoform X1 produces the protein MMMRRWCRAVVSGSVSACGHKEWMSRTAVSFFCTQPPPLPAKSPPSPAVNCTATRPLFLYRTLVKEGKLQYDANQESVAAELEGLLSKLEQYETDMRAYHVVLAEWERQRDEERRTLLMKEAEAKQQSGIWSTKRTATINKWLLRRHGNVEPGAGKMVSYLNREKKLDSIVGRRPVAPPAPKGIYIYGNVGTGKTMLMDMFYNATKGIVEHRRRFHFHEAMLEIHQHMHKVWKKQEEERSVWSGFSNWIRNLPFDAGVKEWLAAEERYQKELQLQNILPAVADKFLVDKEAGQRGATILCFDEIQTVDVFAIVALSGIMNRLLSTGTILVATSNRAPGDLNQDGMQKEIFLTLLSKLEEHCQTILVGSETDYRRILAKDTDAQVHYFWPLESHSLKEFEKMWKDVIDRVGGGNTTCTIPVMFGRSLAVPESCHGVARFTFDYLCGQPVGAPDYIAIAKNYHTIFISDIPSMSMRIRDKARRFITLIDELYNHRCCLICSAAASIDDLFQGTDEGTLFDLESFQFETETEGGKLRRDVLAEGGTGGSLAPTGIASLLSGEEEMFAFRRAISRLVEMQTPIYIQGVRHHPYFLLNPQVPFPY, from the exons ATGATGATGAGGCGTTGGTGCCGGGCCGTCGTTTCAGGTTCAGTTTCTGCGTGTGGTCATAAGGAATGGATGAGCCGAACTGCGGTTTCCTTCTTCTGCACGCAgcctcctcctcttcctgctAAATCGCCGCCTTCTCCTGCTGTGAATTGCACCG CTACCCGTCCACTTTTTCTCTACAGAACATTGGTCAAAGAGGGGAAGTTACAATATGATGCTAACCAGGAATCTGTAGCGGCAGAACTGGAGGGGTTACTTAGCAAGTTGGAGCAATATGAGACGGATATGAGAGCATATCAT GTAGTGTTGGCAGAATGGGAGAGGCAGAGAGATGAGGAGCGGCGGACATTGTTAATGAAAGAAGCCGAAGCTAAACAACAAAGTGGTATATGGAGTACCAAGCGAACTGCAACCATCAACAAGTGGCTTTTGCG GAGACATGGGAATGTGGAGCCAGGAGCTGGGAAGATGGTCTCCTATCTTAACAGAGAAAAAAAGTTAGACTCTATAGTTGGCCGTCGTCCAGTTGCACCTCCAGCTCCCAagggtatatacatatatggaAATGTTGGAACTG GAAAGACAATGCTGATGGACATGTTTTATAATGCCACCAAAGGCATTGTTGAACATCGAAGAAGGTTTCACTTCCATGAG GCAATGCTTGAAATTCATCAACATATGCACAAAGTTTGGAAAAAGCAAGAAGAGGAGAGGTCAGTGTGGTCAGGTTTCTCCAATTGGATAAGAAATTTGCCCTTTGATGCTGGGGTAAAGGAATGGTTGGCTGCTGAAGAAAGATATCAGAAAGAATTGCAATTACAAAATATTCTTCCAGCTGTAGCAGACAAATTTCTTGTTGACAAAGAAGCAGGTCAGCGGGGTGCAACTATTCTTTGTTTTGATGAAATACAG ACAGTTGATGTGTTCGCAATTGTCGCCTTATCTGGAATTATGAACAGATTGCTTAGTACTGGAACTATTCTTGTTGCCACAAGCAATAGAGCACCAGGGGATCTAAACCAG GACGGCATGCAGAAGGAGATTTTCTTAACACTTCTCTCCAAGTTGGAGGAACATTGCCAAACCATCTTGGTTGGCAGTGAGACTGATTATCGTCGCATTCTCGCAAAGGACACGGATGCTCAG GTTCACTACTTTTGGCCATTAGAAAGTCATTCGCtgaaagaatttgaaaaaatgtgGAAAGATGTCATTGACAGAGTAGGAGGAGGAAATACTACTTGTACAATTCCAGTCATGTTTGGAAG ATCATTGGCTGTCCCTGAAAGCTGTCATGGTGTAGCAAGGTTCACCTTCGACTATCTTTGTGGCCAGCCG GTGGGGGCACCAGATTACATAGCAATAGCAAAGAACTATCACACCATTTTTATATCTGACATTCCCTCAATGAGTATGCGCATTAGAGACAAG GCTAGAAGATTTATCACGCTCATTGATGAGTTGTACAACCACCGTTGCTGCCTAATTTGTAGTGCTGCTGCTTCAATTGATGATCTGTTTCagggaactgatgaaggaacaCTGTTTGACTTAGAAAG CTTCCAGTTTGAGACTGAAACAGAAGGAGGGAAACTTCGCCGGGATGTACTGGCAGAAGGAGGTACAGGTGGAAGCTTGGCTCCTACTGGGATTGCTTCACTTCTATCTGGAGAAGAAGAGATGTTTGCATTCCGACGAGCA ATATCACGGTTGGTAGAGATGCAGACGCCTATATATATCCAAGGAGTTAGGCATCATCCTTACTTCCTGCTCAATCCTCAAGTGCCTTTTCCttattaa
- the LOC116251400 gene encoding pentatricopeptide repeat-containing protein At4g32430, mitochondrial, with amino-acid sequence MLSLDFTRRGSSQFCRWWCRSFSSLMHARQAFDKIPHPISPSEINCTMASFSRARDFGGLFDLFTRTRRSPGARPSACFDFITLSILLTACRRSVSLLDAGPQVHAFAIVSGFDSDVTVCNCLMNMYAGAQLFEEFQRVFKAMPSRDLVSWNTAISVYARNERSDEALRLSLEMRRLDFVFDKVTFTSVLTACSDLQALRFGRQIHALVVLFGLELDVFVRNSLITLYARCDSIDESRDIFDQMVDRDIVSWNAMVSGYAQQDHCSGEAINVFLEMVNHGDDVGLDDISFASVLSACSHEQALELGLQCHASIIKRGCHDFVNVCNSLMSLYAKCDMMEEVNRVFYCMANPNVVSWTCMITLHEAKGFGLFRDMRLADTQPNQVTFVGLINACSSDQETRMVHGLVVSTGFFLDVNVANSLITMYAKFKDMEASVRVFEQMNYREVVSWNALIAGCAQNELYHEALEWFSLMDEQPNQFTYGSLLSACTAFLSLGHGRQFHCGAIKHGLNFDMYVGSALVDMYAKCGSIDDAQQFFDEMPQRSVVSWTVMISGQAQHGNCYKVLQLFKRMEGEGVQPDPVAFLALFSACGRAGLVEEGRRYFELMKKEYGIDATREHLSSMVDMLGRAGRVAEAEEFIRKMALEKSITAWQSLLGACRKYGNMEVGRRAGTALMELDPGDSATYVLLSNIYAADERWEEVARVRKVMRAKGVKKEVACSWVDTKDHTHKFTTDDMSHPRAEEIVELVENLSLEMRYLEIGETATKIFPDVFL; translated from the coding sequence ATGCTTAGTTTGGATTTCACAAGAAGGGGAAGCAGTCAATTTTGTCGATGGTGGTGTCGATCGTTTTCCAGTCTCATGCATGCCCGCCAAGCGTTCGACAAAATTCCCCATCCAATTTCTCCTTCAGAGATCAACTGCACCATGGCTTCCTTCAGCCGAGCCAGAGATTTCGGTGGCCTTTTCGACTTGTTCACCCGTACGAGAAGAAGTCCTGGAGCTCGCCCAAGTGCATGCTTCGATTTCATCACCTTATCCATCCTCCTTACTGCATGCCGTAGGAGCGTATCTCTGCTCGATGCCGGACCCCAAGTCCATGCCTTTGCGATTGTCTCAGGCTTTGATTCCGATGTTACTGTATGCAATTGCCTCATGAACATGTATGCAGGCGCTCAGTTGTTCGAAGAATTTCAGAGGGTTTTCAAAGCAATGCCATCGAGAGATTTGGTCTCTTGGAACACGGCCATTTCTGTGTACGCTAGGAATGAACGCAGTGACGAAGCTCTGCGCCTTTCACTTGAAATGCGCCGTTTAGACTTTGTTTTTGACAAAGTGACATTTACGAGCGTCCTTACTGCTTGCTCTGACCTTCAAGCACTTCGTTTTGGCAGGCAAATTCATGCGCTCGTAGTGCTGTTCGGGCTTGAACTGGATGTATTCGTCCGCAATTCGTTGATCACTTTGTATGCAAGGTGCGACAGCATTGACGAATCGAGGGACATCTTTGATCAAATGGTTGATCGGGATATTGTTTCTTGGAATGCTATGGTTTCTGGGTATGCCCAACAAGATCATTGTAGTGGAGAAGCGATCAACGTCTTCTTAGAGATGGTGAATCATGGGGACGACGTTGGATTGGACGACATCTCCTTTGCTAGCGTCCTGTCTGCTTGTAGCCATGAACAAGCTTTGGAGCTTGGGCTGCAATGCCACGCTTCAATTATTAAGAGGGGATGCCAtgattttgtgaatgtgtgcaATAGTTTAATGTCTCTGTATGCAAAATGTGACATGATGGAGGAAGTGAACAGAGTGTTCTATTGCATGGCTAATCCGAATGTCGTTTCATGGACATGTATGATCACATTGCATGAAGCGAAAGGGTTCGGCCTCTTTAGAGATATGAGATTGGCGGACACTCAACCTAATCAAGTAACTTTTGTGGGGCTGATCAATGCTTGTAGCTCTGACCAAGAGACACGGATGGTTCACGGTCTTGTTGTCAGCACGGGCTTCTTCTTGGATGTTAATGTGGCCAATAGCCTCATCACTATGTATGCTAAATTCAAGGACATGGAAGCATCTGTAAGAGTATTTGAGCAAATGAACTATAGGGAGGTTGTCTCGTGGAATGCTTTGATTGCTGGATGTGCTCAAAATGAGCTCTACCATGAAGCTCTTGAATGGTTTTCTCTCATGGACGAACAGCCCAACCAGTTCACTTATGGTAGTCTTCTTAGTGCTTGTACTGCCTTTTTATCACTAGGCCATGGCCGCCAATTCCATTGCGGGGCGATCAAACATGGACTTAATTTTGACATGTACGTGGGAAGTGCATTAGTTGACATGTATGCGAAATGTGGAAGTATTGATGACGCACAGCAGTTTTTCGACGAGATGCCCCAACGGAGTGTCGTCTCATGGACAGTGATGATCTCTGGACAAGCACAACATGGGAACTGCTATAAAGTATTACAGCTGTTTAAGAGGATGGAGGGTGAGGGGGTGCAGCCTGATCCAGTGGCATTCCTTGCCCTGTTCTCTGCGTGTGGGAGAGCAGGCCTTGTTGAAGAAGGTCGCCGGTATTTCGAATTGATGAAaaaagaatatgggattgatgcAACGAGAGAGCATTTGTCAAGCATGGTGGACATGCTCGGTAGAGCAGGAAGAGTGGCTGAGGCTGAGGAGTTTATCAGGAAGATGGCATTGGAGAAAAGCATCACAGCATGGCAGAGCTTGCTTGGAGCATGCAGGAAGTATGGAAACATGGAGGTGGGCAGAAGGGCAGGTACCGCATTGATGGAATTGGATCCAGGGGACTCTGCTACTTATGTTTTGTTGTCCAATATATATGCAGCAGATGAGAGGTGGGAGGAGGTGGCAAGGGTGAGAAAAGTGATGAGAGCAAAAGGGGTGAAGAAAGAGGTGGCTTGCAGTTGGGTGGACACAAAAGATCACACCCACAAGTTCACCACGGATGACATGTCCCATCCAAGGGCAGAGGAGATAGTGGAACTCGTGGAGAACTTGTCCTTGGAGATGAGATACCTGGAGATTGGTGAAACAGCAACAAAAATCTTCCCTGACGTCTTTCTTTAA
- the LOC116245641 gene encoding uncharacterized protein LOC116245641 isoform X3 — translation MYGDFMIEWERQRDEERRTLLMKEAEAKQQSGIWSTKRTATINKWLLRRHGNVEPGAGKMVSYLNREKKLDSIVGRRPVAPPAPKGIYIYGNVGTGKTMLMDMFYNATKGIVEHRRRFHFHEAMLEIHQHMHKVWKKQEEERSVWSGFSNWIRNLPFDAGVKEWLAAEERYQKELQLQNILPAVADKFLVDKEAGQRGATILCFDEIQTVDVFAIVALSGIMNRLLSTGTILVATSNRAPGDLNQDGMQKEIFLTLLSKLEEHCQTILVGSETDYRRILAKDTDAQVHYFWPLESHSLKEFEKMWKDVIDRVGGGNTTCTIPVMFGRSLAVPESCHGVARFTFDYLCGQPVGAPDYIAIAKNYHTIFISDIPSMSMRIRDKARRFITLIDELYNHRCCLICSAAASIDDLFQGTDEGTLFDLESFQFETETEGGKLRRDVLAEGGTGGSLAPTGIASLLSGEEEMFAFRRAISRLVEMQTPIYIQGVRHHPYFLLNPQVPFPY, via the exons ATGTATGGAGACTTTATGATTG AATGGGAGAGGCAGAGAGATGAGGAGCGGCGGACATTGTTAATGAAAGAAGCCGAAGCTAAACAACAAAGTGGTATATGGAGTACCAAGCGAACTGCAACCATCAACAAGTGGCTTTTGCG GAGACATGGGAATGTGGAGCCAGGAGCTGGGAAGATGGTCTCCTATCTTAACAGAGAAAAAAAGTTAGACTCTATAGTTGGCCGTCGTCCAGTTGCACCTCCAGCTCCCAagggtatatacatatatggaAATGTTGGAACTG GAAAGACAATGCTGATGGACATGTTTTATAATGCCACCAAAGGCATTGTTGAACATCGAAGAAGGTTTCACTTCCATGAG GCAATGCTTGAAATTCATCAACATATGCACAAAGTTTGGAAAAAGCAAGAAGAGGAGAGGTCAGTGTGGTCAGGTTTCTCCAATTGGATAAGAAATTTGCCCTTTGATGCTGGGGTAAAGGAATGGTTGGCTGCTGAAGAAAGATATCAGAAAGAATTGCAATTACAAAATATTCTTCCAGCTGTAGCAGACAAATTTCTTGTTGACAAAGAAGCAGGTCAGCGGGGTGCAACTATTCTTTGTTTTGATGAAATACAG ACAGTTGATGTGTTCGCAATTGTCGCCTTATCTGGAATTATGAACAGATTGCTTAGTACTGGAACTATTCTTGTTGCCACAAGCAATAGAGCACCAGGGGATCTAAACCAG GACGGCATGCAGAAGGAGATTTTCTTAACACTTCTCTCCAAGTTGGAGGAACATTGCCAAACCATCTTGGTTGGCAGTGAGACTGATTATCGTCGCATTCTCGCAAAGGACACGGATGCTCAG GTTCACTACTTTTGGCCATTAGAAAGTCATTCGCtgaaagaatttgaaaaaatgtgGAAAGATGTCATTGACAGAGTAGGAGGAGGAAATACTACTTGTACAATTCCAGTCATGTTTGGAAG ATCATTGGCTGTCCCTGAAAGCTGTCATGGTGTAGCAAGGTTCACCTTCGACTATCTTTGTGGCCAGCCG GTGGGGGCACCAGATTACATAGCAATAGCAAAGAACTATCACACCATTTTTATATCTGACATTCCCTCAATGAGTATGCGCATTAGAGACAAG GCTAGAAGATTTATCACGCTCATTGATGAGTTGTACAACCACCGTTGCTGCCTAATTTGTAGTGCTGCTGCTTCAATTGATGATCTGTTTCagggaactgatgaaggaacaCTGTTTGACTTAGAAAG CTTCCAGTTTGAGACTGAAACAGAAGGAGGGAAACTTCGCCGGGATGTACTGGCAGAAGGAGGTACAGGTGGAAGCTTGGCTCCTACTGGGATTGCTTCACTTCTATCTGGAGAAGAAGAGATGTTTGCATTCCGACGAGCA ATATCACGGTTGGTAGAGATGCAGACGCCTATATATATCCAAGGAGTTAGGCATCATCCTTACTTCCTGCTCAATCCTCAAGTGCCTTTTCCttattaa
- the LOC116246419 gene encoding EG45-like domain containing protein, which translates to MTMMRQQQQQQLLQVSWRKMKELLLITVLCLQMFVMAAMADVGTAASYPSPYIPTQCWGYDQSRFPANNMFVSAGEMVWDNGAACGRRYRVRCIGGSGRPCVGGFVDVTVVDACNTFPCPSTFLFSADAFQQISRNPHAAVSVEFWQI; encoded by the exons atgacgatgatgaggcagcaacagcaacagcagcTGCTGCAGGTTTCATGGCGGAAGATGAAGGAGCTTCTCCTAATTACAGTTCTCTGCCTGCAGATGTTCGTCATGGCCGCCATGGCAGATGTTGGCACCGCTGCATCCTACCCTTCTCCCTATATAC CAACGCAGTGTTGGGGATACGATCAGTCGCGATTCCCGGCGAACAACATGTTTGTGAGCGCCGGGGAGATGGTGTGGGACAACGGCGCCGCCTGCGGGAGGAGGTACAGGGTCAGGTGCATCGGCGGAAGCGGCCGGCCGTGCGTCGGCGGCTTCGTCGACGTGACGGTGGTCGACGCCTGCAACACCTTCCCCTGTCCTTCCACCTTCCTCTTTTCCGCTGATGCTTTCCAGCAGATCTCTCGCAACCCCCACGCCGCCGTCAGCGTCGAGTTCTGGCA GATCTGA
- the LOC116246418 gene encoding ribosome biogenesis regulatory protein homolog, with protein sequence MESQDRQCQVDLGNLMAFDPLYRFTPPPTREEAAQECLRKGTELIQAVADVLFALPSTEDLDGPLVQLPPPTTRLPREKHIPRSKPPTKWEQFAQKKGIKKRKKSKLVLDAQTRQWKRRYGYDRAGDDKNIPIIEAKESDEPGVDPFSKRKAEKRKRVEKQEKNRLQNLKQAAKVGALPSTVQLAARALPITGTKEPPKKFTKQELESTAGLAGIATASGGKFDKKLPGEKPAKHSGKHRKFLPVVEGSGIGAKEKQQSDKILKRLLEKNSHDILNVDKAVSMFNVKEEQKRRKQRESNSSSSKFKPKKKAFKKSTKKSE encoded by the exons ATGGAGAGTCAGGATCGGCAGTGCCAGGTCGACCTGGGGAACCTCATGGCTTTCGACCCTCTCTATCGTTTCACTCCTCCTCCCAcaag GGAAGAGGCGGCCCAGGAATGCCTTCGAAAGGGGACTGAGCTGATTCAGGCGGTGGCAGACGTCCTTTTTGCGCTCCCATCGACCGAAGATCTCGATGGGCCGCTGGTTCAGCTTCCTCCTCCCACCACCAGGTTGCCCCGAGAGAAGCAT atCCCAAGGTCGAAGCCTCCTACAAAATGGGAACAGTTCGCTCAAAAGAAAG GAATTAAAAAGCGTAAAAAGAGCAAGCTTGTTTTGGATGCTCAAACACGTCAATGGAAACGACGATATGGATATGATCGTGCAGGAGATGATAAGAATATCCCAATCATTGAGGCCAAGGAATCAGATG AGCCAGGAGTGGATCCCTTTAGCAAGAGAAAAGCTGAGAAGAGAAAACGTgttgaaaagcaagaaaagaaccGGCTGCAGAATCTAAAGCAGGCTGCAAAAGTTGGTGCCTTGCCAAG CACTGTGCAACTTGCTGCAAGGGCATTGCCTATAACTGGCACGAAGGAACCACCCAAGAAATTTACCAAGCAAGAGCTGGAGAGTACCGCTGGTTTAGCAGGAATTGCTACAGCAAGTGGCGGCAAGTTTGATAAGAAGCTGCCTGGGGAGAAACCTGCTAAACATTCCGGAAAGCATCGTAAA TTTCTTCCTGTTGTTGAAGGTTCTGGCATTGGTGCGAAGGAAAAGCAACAAAGTGATAAGATTTTGAAGAGACTCCTTGAGAAGAACTCCCATGATATACTCAACGTAGACAAG GCTGTTTCCATGTTCAATGTGAAGGAAGAACAGAAACGAAGGAAGCAGCGGGAATCCAACTCCTCATCCTCCAAATTTAAACCGAAGAAGAAAGCTTTCAAAAAGTCCACAAAGAAAAGCGAATAA